Proteins from a genomic interval of Brachybacterium vulturis:
- the rpmD gene encoding 50S ribosomal protein L30 produces MMQIKVTQTRSEIGGNPTQRATLRGLGLKRIGDTVVKEDRPEIRGMIRTVTHLVTFEEVD; encoded by the coding sequence CTGATGCAGATCAAGGTGACCCAGACCCGTTCCGAGATCGGCGGCAACCCGACCCAGCGAGCCACCCTGCGCGGCCTCGGCCTCAAGCGCATCGGTGACACCGTGGTGAAGGAAGACCGCCCTGAGATCCGCGGCATGATCCGCACCGTCACCCACCTGGTGACGTTCGAAGAGGTGGACTGA